The Streptomyces albofaciens JCM 4342 genome has a segment encoding these proteins:
- a CDS encoding non-ribosomal peptide synthetase has translation MVGASMHGSDLPDEGQPGAGTAPPRPVPDEWNATASEVPTANLREQFEAQAALTPGADAVRCGDDLLGYAELNARANALARLLIRHGAAPERYVAVALPRTVDLPAALLAVVKTGAAYLPVDPEHPADRIGSVFADAAPSCVLTTRALKRQLPPTDARLIAIDDPDTRAALAELPAGNLGADERPAGWSPASPVYALFTSGSTGRPKGVVITGENLVNFLAAMRETFRPRPSDRFLAVATVAFDIAGLDFYLPLLSGASVHLATSEEVRDTPRLAALLSSSGATFMQATPSLWQGLVAQFPEALKGLRILVGAEAVPPALSRRMVELAAGVTNLYGPTETTVWSTLADVTGEGAAPIGRPIGNMRMYVLDDALRPVPVGVPGELYIAGKGMARGYLGRPGLTAGRFVAHPYGAPGERLYRTGDLVTWRQDGQLAYLGRTDFQVKVRGYRIELGEIESVLGGHPGVAQTVAVVREDRPGDQRITAYAVPVRDGERLDVAGLRDRAARALPPYMVPSAFVQLDSFPLNPNGKVDRRALPAPEATLTAAGRRPRDDREEIVCALFAEILGVEQVGIDDSFFELGGHSLLATRLTSRIRATFHAELGIRDLFEAPTPARLAGRLAGAAGARAALVPMARPARVPLSFAQTRMWFLDQLGDARAAYNLPVALRLTGPLDIGALRAALADVAERHESLRTVFPREDGTPYQRVLDGPAARPVLEVVPTDPGRLPEELAGAARHRFDLTAELPLRAWLFETEPDERVLLLLVHHIAGDGWSMDPLIGDLSAAYAARHRGEEPAWAPLPVQYADYTLWQRQVLGDEHDPQSVLAAQVAYWTKTLAGLPEQLELPTDRPRPAVAGHRGDVVELSWDAELHQDLVRLAREHQASVFMVVQAALAALLTRLGAGTDIPIGSVIAGRGDEALDDLVGFFVNTLVLRTDTSGDPTFAELIDRVRETDLAAYAHQDLPFERLVELVNPTRSLAYHPLFQVMLAFQNDDTALDLPGVAVRRRPLAVTSAKFDLAFEVTEEYGAQGRPAGMRGTVEYATDLFDRATVEALAARLERLLRAVAADPSRPIGSLAILSPAERDQLLTGWNDTARAIAPATLPDLFQAQVARTPDAPAAEQGGTALAYRELNARANRLAHDLIARGTGPERVVALALPRSLDLVVAILAVLKAGAAYLPVDPDYPADRIRYMLRDAGPVLVLADRDTAGRLPEAGPPVVTYHDPARRPARNPSDTDRRAPLRPDHPAYVIYTSGSTGHPKGVVVQHTGMASFAADMADRWRAADDSRVLQLASPSFDASVLEMWTAFGSGGCLVVPPPGPLAGEALAETLAELRISHTLVTPAALTSMPVRPLPALRTLLTGGDAITGEVVDRWSAGRAVHNAYGPTEATVWVTASERLSGNGTPPIGRPGWNTQVYVLDERLRPVPVGVPGELYAAGPRLARGYLGRPGATASAFVANPFGAPGARMYRTGDLAVRRPDGQLEFAGRADNQVKVRGFRVELGEIENALAGLPGVAQAVVTVREDRPGDRRIVAHVVARAGHDADPAGLRARLAESLPEYLVPSACVLLDALPLTPNGKVDTAALPAPEFTAAAGGRGPRTAREEILCGIFAGTLGLERVGTDDNFFDLGGHSLLAMRLISRTRAAFDVELSVRDLFEAPTVARLAARLADRDGTPVAPLVPMERPRRVPLSSAQHRLWFLHQLEGPSATYNVPMRLRLSGPLDIGALRAAVADLADRHESLRTVFPETGGTPCQQVLEGAEARPPVEVVRVAAGELAEAVRQAAGYVFDLTTELPLRGWLFETAPDEHVLLLLAHHIASDGWSMGPLVRDLSTAYAARRAGGEPTWAPLPVQYADYTLWQRQVLGEESDPHSPLAAQAGYWREQLAGLPDVLELPTDRPRPAEAGYRGDSVPLAWDADLHAGIARLARERQASVFMVVQAALAVLLTRLGAGTDIPIGSPAAGRTDDAVDDLVGFFVNTLVLRTDTSGDPTFAELLDRVRETDLAAYAHQDLPFERLVELVNPTRSLAYHPLFQVMLSFEASPAEVDFAGIDGELEQIGSQTSKFDLEFALEETATADGRPAGMRGLLDFATDLFDRETAEALALGLERLLRQAVADAARPVGELDLVSGPERDDLLGRRAFGVRELPGGEALPAGAGVYVLDAEGRPVPAGVPGRLVVTVPEAADLSGVTLYGQAPEDGAPDPFAAAPARVFPTGVCARWTADGRLRPMAAAAEKDAEEAGAARTPVRRRSRTPQEEILCGLFARTLGLTTLGTDDNFFDLGGHSLSAVRLLSRIRDAFGAELAVRDLFEAPTVAGIAARLNSAGEARAALAPRPRTERVPLSYAQRRLWFLHQLEGPSPTYNVPMVLTLSGALDVGALRDALADVAARHESLRTVFPEADGTPYQRVLEGADARPVVEVTEAAPDEVAALVAETARYAFDLTRELPVRARLLRTGPEQHVLVLLAHHIASDGWSMDPLTLDLSVAYAARCEGTAPRWEPLPVQYIDYTLWQREVLGDESDPESVISRQAEYWKRRLAGLLDRLELPTDRPRPAVAGHHGEDVDFFWDADLHAGVARLAREHQVSVFMVLQAALAALLTRLGAGTDIPIGSPTAGRADSSLDDLVGFFVNTLVLRTDTSGDPTFAELLDRVRETDLAAYAHQDVPFERLVELVNPTRSLAHHPLFQVMLVLANTTEGEFAMRGLKVADGPFRAFAAKFDLTFHIGERHTEDGSAAGLVGALEFATDLFDRPTAEALAERLERLLRAVVEDATRRLGELEILSPAERTHLLTGVNDTARELPPTTLPELFQEQVARTPRAPAVEYAGTVLSYAALNARANRLAHHLLAQGVGPEDVVALALPRSADLVTGILAVLKAGAAYLPVDPEHPDERIARMLESARPAYVLTHEAVAGRLPAVPGAGRLVLDGPDAAGVLAARPDHDPRDTDRRTPLLPSHPVYVLYTSGSTGVPKGVVMPAGALINLLAWHGDTLPGGFGRRTAQFTAVGFDVATQETLSALLHGNTLVIPDDDTRRDTAALARWLDEQQVSELFAPNLVIGAVAEEAAAQGIGLSALTDLAQGGEALSLGPALRDLCGAGARRLHNHYGPTETHLVTAYTLPERAEDWPAAAPVGRPIWNVRAYVLDERLRPVPPGVPGELYLAGAQLARGYLGAPRMTAERFVACPFGAPGERMYRTGDLVRWDGDGQLAYLGRGDHQVKIRGFRIEPGEVESVLAGHPAVRQVAVVAREDTPGEKRLVAYVVPAGDTGVDIAELRALAAAGLPAHMVPAGFVVLPDLPLTPNGKLDRRALPAPGHTAAATGRRPRDARERTLCEIFAAVLGLPEVGIDDGFFDLGGHSLLATKLINRIRTDLGAELSIRAVFEAPTVAALAERLTDAKRRARPALRPMSRTGK, from the coding sequence ATGGTGGGAGCATCGATGCACGGTTCGGACCTTCCGGATGAGGGGCAGCCCGGCGCCGGCACGGCGCCGCCCCGGCCGGTGCCGGACGAGTGGAACGCGACCGCTTCCGAGGTGCCCACGGCGAACCTGCGGGAGCAGTTCGAGGCGCAGGCCGCGCTGACGCCCGGCGCGGACGCGGTGCGCTGCGGGGACGACCTCCTCGGTTACGCGGAACTCAACGCCCGGGCGAACGCGCTGGCCCGCCTGCTGATCCGGCACGGCGCCGCGCCCGAGCGCTATGTCGCGGTCGCCCTTCCCCGTACCGTCGATCTGCCCGCCGCCCTGCTGGCGGTGGTCAAGACGGGCGCCGCCTACCTGCCCGTCGATCCGGAGCACCCCGCCGACCGGATCGGTTCGGTTTTCGCCGACGCGGCCCCCTCGTGCGTGCTCACCACCCGTGCCCTGAAGCGGCAACTGCCGCCGACCGACGCCCGGTTGATCGCCATCGACGACCCGGACACCCGTGCCGCGCTCGCGGAGCTGCCGGCCGGGAACCTCGGCGCGGACGAGCGGCCGGCCGGCTGGTCCCCGGCGTCCCCGGTGTACGCCTTGTTCACCTCCGGATCCACCGGCCGCCCCAAGGGCGTGGTGATCACGGGGGAGAACCTGGTCAACTTCCTCGCCGCGATGCGCGAGACGTTCCGGCCCCGGCCCTCGGACCGGTTCCTCGCCGTCGCGACCGTGGCGTTCGACATCGCGGGGCTGGACTTCTACCTTCCGCTGCTCTCCGGGGCGTCCGTCCACCTCGCCACCTCCGAGGAGGTGCGTGACACCCCTCGTCTGGCCGCGCTCCTGTCCTCCTCCGGCGCGACGTTCATGCAGGCCACCCCCTCGCTGTGGCAGGGCCTGGTGGCCCAGTTCCCCGAGGCGCTGAAGGGGTTGCGGATCCTCGTCGGCGCGGAGGCGGTACCGCCCGCCCTGTCCCGGCGGATGGTGGAGCTGGCCGCGGGCGTCACCAATCTGTACGGCCCGACGGAGACCACCGTCTGGTCGACCCTCGCGGACGTCACCGGCGAGGGCGCGGCCCCCATCGGCCGGCCGATCGGCAACATGCGGATGTACGTCCTGGACGACGCCCTGCGGCCGGTCCCGGTGGGCGTGCCGGGTGAGCTGTACATCGCCGGAAAGGGCATGGCGCGCGGCTATCTGGGCCGTCCGGGCCTGACCGCCGGACGGTTCGTCGCCCACCCGTACGGTGCCCCGGGCGAGCGGCTGTACCGCACCGGGGACCTGGTGACATGGCGGCAGGACGGACAGCTGGCGTACCTCGGCCGGACCGACTTCCAGGTCAAGGTGCGCGGCTACCGCATCGAGCTCGGCGAGATCGAGTCCGTGCTCGGCGGTCATCCCGGAGTCGCCCAGACGGTCGCCGTCGTGCGGGAGGACCGCCCCGGGGACCAGCGGATCACCGCCTATGCGGTGCCGGTGCGCGACGGCGAGCGGCTCGACGTGGCCGGACTGCGCGACCGGGCGGCCCGGGCGCTGCCCCCGTACATGGTGCCGTCCGCCTTCGTACAGCTGGACTCCTTCCCGCTCAATCCGAACGGGAAGGTCGACCGCAGGGCGCTCCCGGCGCCGGAGGCCACCCTCACGGCCGCCGGGCGCCGGCCCCGCGACGACCGCGAGGAGATCGTGTGCGCGCTCTTCGCCGAGATCCTGGGCGTGGAGCAGGTCGGCATCGACGACAGCTTCTTCGAGCTGGGCGGCCACTCGTTGCTCGCGACACGGCTGACCAGCCGCATCAGGGCCACGTTCCACGCCGAACTGGGTATCCGGGACCTGTTCGAGGCACCGACGCCGGCCCGGCTGGCGGGCCGGCTGGCGGGGGCGGCCGGCGCGCGGGCGGCGCTGGTGCCGATGGCGCGTCCCGCGCGCGTCCCGCTGTCGTTCGCGCAGACCCGCATGTGGTTCCTGGACCAGCTGGGCGACGCGCGGGCGGCCTACAACCTGCCGGTGGCCCTGCGGCTGACCGGCCCCCTGGACATCGGCGCGCTGCGGGCGGCGCTGGCGGACGTGGCGGAGCGCCACGAGAGCCTGCGGACCGTCTTTCCCCGGGAGGACGGCACTCCGTACCAGCGGGTGCTGGACGGTCCGGCCGCCCGGCCCGTCCTGGAGGTCGTGCCGACGGATCCCGGGAGGCTGCCGGAGGAGCTGGCCGGGGCGGCTCGGCACCGGTTCGACCTGACGGCGGAACTGCCGCTGCGGGCGTGGCTGTTCGAGACGGAGCCCGACGAGCGGGTGCTGCTGTTGCTGGTGCACCACATCGCCGGTGACGGCTGGTCGATGGACCCGCTGATCGGAGATCTGTCGGCGGCGTACGCGGCCCGGCACCGCGGCGAGGAGCCGGCGTGGGCGCCGCTGCCCGTGCAGTACGCCGACTACACCCTGTGGCAGCGGCAGGTCCTCGGCGACGAGCACGACCCGCAGAGCGTGCTGGCCGCCCAGGTCGCCTACTGGACGAAGACCCTGGCGGGGCTGCCGGAACAGCTGGAACTGCCCACCGACCGGCCGCGTCCCGCGGTCGCCGGACACCGGGGCGACGTGGTCGAGCTGTCCTGGGACGCGGAGCTGCACCAGGACCTGGTACGGCTGGCGCGGGAGCACCAGGCCAGCGTGTTCATGGTCGTCCAGGCCGCGCTCGCCGCCCTGCTGACCCGGCTCGGCGCCGGTACCGACATCCCCATCGGCTCGGTCATCGCCGGCCGTGGCGATGAAGCGCTCGACGACCTGGTCGGCTTCTTCGTCAACACGCTGGTGCTGCGCACCGACACCTCCGGCGACCCCACCTTCGCCGAACTCATCGACCGGGTACGCGAGACCGACCTCGCCGCCTACGCCCACCAGGACCTCCCCTTCGAGCGGCTGGTGGAACTCGTCAACCCCACCCGGTCGCTGGCGTACCATCCCCTCTTCCAGGTCATGCTGGCGTTCCAGAACGACGACACCGCGCTCGACCTGCCCGGGGTGGCCGTGCGCAGGCGCCCGCTGGCCGTCACGTCGGCCAAGTTCGACCTGGCCTTCGAGGTGACCGAGGAGTACGGCGCGCAGGGCCGGCCGGCCGGGATGCGCGGGACGGTGGAGTACGCGACGGACCTCTTCGACCGGGCGACGGTCGAGGCACTGGCCGCCCGGCTGGAGCGGCTGCTGCGTGCCGTGGCCGCGGACCCCTCCCGGCCCATCGGCTCCCTGGCCATCCTCTCTCCCGCCGAGCGGGACCAGCTGCTCACCGGCTGGAACGACACCGCCCGCGCCATCGCCCCGGCGACCCTCCCGGACCTCTTCCAGGCACAGGTGGCGCGGACCCCGGACGCGCCGGCCGCCGAGCAGGGCGGGACGGCCCTGGCGTACCGGGAACTGAACGCCCGGGCGAACCGGCTGGCGCACGACCTCATCGCCCGGGGCACCGGTCCCGAGCGCGTGGTGGCCCTCGCGCTGCCGCGCTCCCTGGACCTGGTCGTCGCGATCCTCGCGGTCCTCAAGGCGGGCGCCGCCTACCTGCCCGTCGACCCGGACTACCCCGCCGACCGCATCCGCTACATGCTGCGGGACGCCGGGCCGGTGCTGGTGCTCGCCGACCGGGACACGGCCGGGCGCCTGCCGGAGGCCGGGCCGCCCGTGGTGACGTATCACGACCCGGCCCGGCGCCCGGCGCGGAACCCGTCCGACACCGACCGCCGCGCCCCGCTGCGCCCCGACCACCCCGCCTACGTCATCTACACGTCGGGGTCCACCGGCCACCCCAAGGGCGTCGTGGTGCAGCACACCGGTATGGCCTCCTTCGCCGCCGACATGGCCGACCGCTGGCGGGCGGCGGACGACAGCCGGGTGCTGCAACTGGCCTCGCCCAGCTTCGACGCGTCGGTGCTGGAGATGTGGACGGCGTTCGGCTCCGGCGGCTGCCTGGTGGTGCCGCCCCCCGGCCCGCTCGCGGGGGAAGCGCTCGCCGAGACGCTGGCGGAGCTGCGGATCAGCCATACGCTGGTGACCCCCGCGGCCCTGACGAGCATGCCGGTACGGCCGCTGCCCGCGCTGCGCACGCTGCTCACCGGCGGTGACGCGATCACCGGCGAGGTGGTCGACCGGTGGTCGGCCGGCCGTGCCGTCCACAACGCGTACGGCCCGACCGAGGCCACGGTGTGGGTCACGGCCAGCGAACGGCTCTCCGGGAACGGGACGCCGCCGATCGGCCGGCCGGGCTGGAACACCCAGGTGTACGTCCTCGACGAGCGACTGCGTCCGGTGCCGGTGGGGGTGCCCGGCGAGCTGTACGCCGCCGGGCCGCGGCTGGCCCGGGGCTATCTGGGCCGGCCCGGGGCCACCGCGTCCGCCTTCGTGGCCAATCCGTTCGGGGCGCCCGGGGCACGGATGTACCGCACCGGGGACCTCGCCGTCCGGCGCCCCGACGGGCAGCTGGAGTTCGCCGGGCGCGCCGACAACCAGGTCAAGGTCCGGGGCTTCCGCGTCGAGCTGGGTGAGATCGAGAACGCGCTGGCGGGTCTGCCGGGCGTCGCCCAGGCGGTGGTCACCGTCCGCGAGGACCGGCCCGGCGACCGACGGATCGTCGCCCATGTCGTCGCGCGTGCGGGGCACGACGCGGACCCGGCCGGACTGCGGGCCCGGCTGGCGGAGTCCCTGCCGGAGTACCTGGTGCCCTCGGCATGCGTCCTGCTCGACGCGCTGCCGCTGACGCCCAACGGCAAGGTCGACACCGCCGCGCTGCCCGCCCCGGAGTTCACGGCGGCCGCGGGCGGCCGGGGGCCGCGCACGGCGCGGGAGGAGATCCTGTGCGGGATCTTCGCCGGGACGCTGGGCCTCGAACGCGTCGGGACGGACGACAACTTCTTCGACCTGGGCGGGCATTCGCTGCTGGCGATGCGCCTGATCAGCCGGACCCGCGCCGCGTTCGACGTGGAGCTGTCCGTCCGGGACCTGTTCGAGGCGCCGACGGTGGCGCGGCTCGCCGCGCGGCTGGCGGACCGGGACGGGACACCGGTCGCGCCCCTGGTGCCGATGGAGCGGCCGCGGCGGGTGCCGCTGTCGTCCGCCCAGCACCGCCTGTGGTTCCTGCACCAGCTGGAGGGGCCGAGCGCGACGTACAACGTGCCGATGCGGCTGCGGCTGAGCGGACCGCTGGACATCGGGGCGCTGCGGGCGGCGGTGGCCGACCTGGCGGACCGGCACGAGTCGCTGCGGACGGTCTTCCCGGAGACCGGCGGCACGCCCTGCCAGCAGGTGCTGGAGGGCGCCGAGGCCCGGCCGCCGGTGGAGGTGGTCCGGGTCGCCGCCGGAGAACTGGCCGAGGCGGTGCGGCAGGCCGCCGGGTACGTCTTCGACCTGACGACGGAACTGCCGCTGCGCGGCTGGCTCTTCGAGACGGCGCCGGACGAGCACGTCCTGCTGCTGCTGGCGCACCACATCGCCAGTGACGGGTGGTCGATGGGGCCGCTGGTGCGCGACCTGTCCACGGCCTATGCCGCGCGGCGCGCGGGCGGGGAGCCGACGTGGGCGCCGCTGCCGGTGCAGTACGCCGACTACACCCTGTGGCAGCGACAGGTCCTCGGCGAGGAGAGCGATCCGCACAGCCCGCTCGCCGCCCAGGCCGGCTACTGGCGGGAGCAGCTGGCGGGCCTGCCCGACGTGCTGGAACTGCCCACCGACCGGCCGCGCCCCGCCGAGGCCGGTTACCGGGGCGACAGCGTCCCGCTCGCCTGGGACGCGGACCTGCACGCCGGTATCGCCCGCCTGGCGCGGGAGCGGCAGGCGAGTGTGTTCATGGTCGTCCAGGCGGCGCTCGCCGTCCTGCTGACCCGGCTCGGCGCGGGCACCGACATCCCCATCGGCTCGCCGGCCGCGGGCCGTACCGACGACGCCGTCGACGACCTCGTCGGGTTCTTCGTCAACACGCTGGTGCTGCGGACCGACACCTCCGGCGACCCCACCTTCGCCGAACTCCTGGACCGCGTACGGGAGACCGACCTCGCCGCCTACGCCCACCAGGACCTTCCCTTCGAGCGGCTGGTGGAGCTCGTCAACCCCACCCGGTCGCTGGCGTACCACCCCCTCTTCCAGGTGATGCTGAGCTTCGAGGCGTCGCCCGCCGAGGTGGACTTCGCCGGCATCGACGGCGAGTTGGAGCAGATCGGGTCCCAGACCTCCAAGTTCGACCTGGAATTCGCGCTGGAGGAGACCGCCACCGCCGACGGCCGGCCGGCCGGAATGCGGGGACTGCTGGACTTCGCGACCGACCTCTTCGACCGGGAGACGGCCGAGGCGCTCGCACTGGGCCTGGAACGGCTGCTGCGGCAAGCGGTGGCGGACGCCGCCCGGCCGGTCGGTGAACTGGACCTCGTGTCCGGGCCCGAGCGCGACGACCTGCTCGGCCGCCGCGCCTTCGGCGTGCGGGAGCTGCCCGGCGGCGAGGCGCTGCCGGCGGGGGCGGGCGTGTACGTCCTGGACGCGGAGGGCCGTCCGGTGCCGGCCGGAGTGCCGGGGCGGCTCGTCGTCACCGTCCCCGAGGCCGCCGACCTGTCCGGTGTGACGCTGTACGGGCAGGCGCCGGAGGACGGCGCGCCCGATCCGTTCGCCGCGGCACCGGCGCGCGTGTTCCCGACCGGCGTGTGCGCCCGCTGGACGGCCGACGGCCGGCTGCGGCCGATGGCCGCGGCGGCGGAGAAGGACGCCGAGGAGGCCGGGGCGGCACGTACCCCGGTGCGGCGCCGCTCCCGCACGCCGCAGGAGGAGATCCTGTGCGGTCTCTTCGCCCGGACGCTGGGGCTGACCACGCTCGGGACCGACGACAACTTCTTCGACCTGGGCGGGCACTCGCTGTCGGCGGTGCGGCTGCTGAGCCGGATCCGCGACGCGTTCGGTGCCGAACTGGCCGTCCGCGACCTGTTCGAGGCACCGACCGTCGCCGGGATCGCGGCCCGGCTGAACTCGGCGGGCGAGGCCCGCGCGGCCCTGGCCCCGCGGCCACGCACCGAGCGGGTCCCGCTGTCCTACGCCCAGCGCCGCCTGTGGTTCCTGCACCAGTTGGAGGGGCCGAGCCCCACCTACAACGTGCCGATGGTGCTGACGCTCTCCGGCGCGCTGGACGTCGGGGCACTGCGCGACGCGCTGGCGGACGTGGCGGCGCGCCACGAGAGCCTGCGCACCGTCTTCCCGGAGGCGGACGGCACGCCGTACCAGCGGGTACTGGAGGGCGCGGACGCGCGGCCCGTCGTCGAGGTGACCGAGGCGGCCCCCGACGAGGTGGCGGCGCTGGTCGCCGAGACCGCGCGGTACGCCTTCGACCTGACGCGGGAGCTGCCGGTGCGGGCCCGGCTCCTGCGCACCGGCCCCGAGCAGCACGTCCTGGTGCTGCTGGCCCACCACATAGCCAGCGACGGCTGGTCGATGGACCCGCTCACCCTGGACCTGTCGGTGGCGTACGCGGCGCGCTGCGAGGGCACCGCGCCCCGGTGGGAGCCGCTGCCGGTGCAGTACATCGACTACACGCTGTGGCAGCGCGAGGTGCTCGGCGACGAGAGCGACCCGGAGAGCGTGATCAGCCGCCAGGCGGAGTACTGGAAGCGGCGGCTGGCCGGTCTGCTGGACCGGCTGGAGCTGCCCACCGACCGCCCGCGGCCCGCCGTCGCCGGTCACCACGGGGAGGACGTCGACTTCTTCTGGGACGCGGACCTGCACGCCGGTGTGGCCCGGCTCGCCCGGGAGCACCAGGTGAGTGTCTTCATGGTGCTCCAGGCGGCGCTCGCCGCCCTGCTGACCCGGCTCGGCGCGGGCACCGACATCCCCATCGGCTCGCCGACCGCCGGCCGCGCCGACAGCTCCCTCGACGACCTGGTCGGCTTCTTCGTCAACACCCTGGTGCTGCGCACCGACACCTCCGGCGACCCGACCTTCGCCGAACTGCTGGACCGCGTACGGGAGACGGACCTCGCGGCCTACGCGCACCAGGACGTGCCCTTCGAACGGCTCGTGGAACTCGTCAACCCCACCCGCTCCCTGGCACACCACCCGCTGTTCCAGGTGATGCTCGTGCTGGCGAACACCACCGAGGGCGAGTTCGCGATGCGCGGGCTGAAGGTGGCCGACGGGCCGTTCCGCGCCTTCGCCGCCAAGTTCGACCTCACCTTCCACATCGGGGAGCGGCACACCGAGGACGGCTCCGCCGCGGGCCTCGTGGGCGCGCTGGAGTTCGCGACCGACCTCTTCGACCGGCCGACCGCCGAGGCGCTGGCCGAGCGGCTGGAGCGCCTGCTGCGCGCGGTGGTCGAGGACGCCACCCGGCGACTCGGCGAGCTGGAGATCCTCTCCCCGGCCGAGCGCACGCACCTGCTGACCGGTGTGAACGACACGGCGCGCGAGCTGCCGCCGACGACGCTGCCGGAACTGTTCCAGGAGCAGGTGGCCCGCACGCCGCGGGCCCCGGCCGTGGAGTACGCGGGGACGGTGCTGTCGTACGCCGCACTGAACGCCCGGGCCAACCGGCTGGCGCACCACTTGCTGGCGCAGGGCGTCGGACCCGAGGACGTGGTGGCGCTGGCGCTGCCGCGCTCCGCGGACCTGGTGACGGGCATCCTCGCCGTCCTGAAGGCGGGCGCGGCGTACCTGCCGGTGGACCCGGAGCACCCGGACGAGCGGATCGCCCGGATGCTGGAGAGCGCCCGGCCGGCATATGTGCTCACCCACGAGGCGGTCGCCGGACGGCTGCCGGCGGTTCCGGGGGCCGGGCGGCTCGTGCTGGACGGCCCGGACGCGGCCGGGGTGCTCGCCGCACGGCCGGACCACGACCCGCGTGACACCGACCGGCGCACGCCGCTGCTGCCGTCGCACCCGGTCTACGTCCTCTACACGTCGGGATCGACCGGCGTGCCCAAGGGCGTGGTGATGCCCGCCGGCGCGCTGATCAATCTGCTGGCGTGGCACGGCGACACGCTGCCGGGGGGCTTCGGCCGGCGCACCGCGCAGTTCACCGCGGTGGGCTTCGACGTCGCGACGCAGGAGACGCTCTCGGCGCTGCTGCACGGCAACACCCTGGTCATCCCCGACGACGACACCCGCCGGGACACCGCGGCGCTCGCCCGGTGGCTGGACGAGCAGCAGGTGTCCGAGCTGTTCGCGCCGAACCTGGTCATCGGCGCGGTGGCGGAGGAGGCCGCCGCGCAGGGCATCGGCCTTTCCGCGCTGACCGACCTCGCCCAGGGCGGCGAGGCGCTGAGCCTCGGCCCGGCGCTGCGGGACCTGTGCGGTGCGGGGGCGCGGCGGCTGCACAACCACTACGGGCCGACCGAGACCCATCTGGTGACCGCGTACACGCTCCCGGAGCGGGCCGAGGACTGGCCGGCCGCCGCGCCGGTGGGCAGGCCGATCTGGAACGTACGGGCGTATGTGCTCGACGAGCGGCTGCGGCCGGTGCCGCCCGGCGTCCCCGGGGAGCTGTACCTCGCCGGCGCGCAGCTGGCCCGGGGCTACCTGGGCGCGCCGCGGATGACCGCCGAGCGGTTCGTGGCCTGCCCGTTCGGCGCGCCGGGGGAGCGGATGTACCGCACCGGCGACCTGGTGCGGTGGGACGGCGACGGGCAGCTGGCCTACCTCGGGCGCGGGGACCACCAGGTGAAGATCCGCGGGTTCCGGATCGAGCCGGGCGAGGTCGAGAGCGTGCTCGCCGGACACCCCGCCGTGCGCCAGGTGGCCGTGGTGGCGCGGGAGGACACACCGGGGGAGAAGCGGCTGGTGGCCTATGTGGTGCCGGCCGGGGACACCGGCGTGGACATCGCCGAATTGCGCGCCCTCGCGGCCGCCGGGCTCCCGGCGCACATGGTGCCCGCCGGGTTCGTCGTGCTGCCGGACCTGCCGCTGACGCCCAACGGCAAGCTGGACCGGCGGGCCCTCCCGGCCCCCGGTCACACGGCGGCGGCCACCGGCCGGCGGCCGCGGGACGCGCGGGAGCGGACGCTGTGCGAGATCTTCGCGGCGGTGCTGGGACTGCCCGAGGTCGGCATCGACGACGGCTTCTTCGACCTGGGCGGACACTCCCTGCTCGCCACCAAGCTGATCAACCGGATACGGACGGACCTGGGAGCCGAACTGTCCATCCGGGCGGTGTTCGAAGCGCCGACGGTGGCGGCGCTCGCCGAACGTCTGACCGATGCCAAACGCAGGGCACGGCCCGCGCTGCGGCCGATGTCGAGGACCGGGAAGTAG